CTGCTAGGCGTATCGCTACCCGTTATGAATAAAACAAACACCTTCTTTCCTATTCCCTGTTCCCTGTTCGCTGTTCCCTGTGTTTCTTGAAAGTATTTCCATGACAAAAATTCCGCCTGCTGTGATAATTCTGGGTAACAACAGTATCCCCGTGGCAAAAAAAATTATCAGCGTCTTGCCAGGAGCACAGTTGTACGGGTTGGCTGGTCGCACTTATGATGTGGATGTCAGTTTTACTGAATTTGGAACGACACTGCGAGAATTATTTGCTCATGGAACACCAATCATTGGCATTTGTGCGACAGGTATTCTGATCAGAACCCTTGCGCCACTACTTGCCAATAAGCGAGAAGAACCTCCAGTTCTTGCAGTTGCTGAAGATGGTAGTGCAGTGGTGCCACTTTTGGGTGGACTCAATGGTGTCAATTCGCTGGCACGCCAAATTGCTGTTGTACTGAATGTCAAACCCGCTATTACAACCACGGGTGATATTCGTTTTGGCATCGCGCTAGAAGATCCCCCTTTAGGCTACCGTTTAGCTAACCCGGATGACGCCAAATCCTTCATGTCTGACTTACTAGCGGGAAACTCGGTGAGGTTGGAGGGCAGTGCACCTTGGTTGAAGAATAGTGCGTTACCTATTGCTGAGGATGCAACAAGAGTTATACAAATTACTGAAAAGCAAGTTGTTTCTATATCAACTCGTCTTGTTTATCATCCCGCTACTGTAGCGATTGGGGTAACCTTTGTTAATCCCAGCTTACCAAAAGGAGAAAGAGGAAGTTCTGAGGAAATCGCTTTTGTGCAGCAAATGCTGGTTGATGCTGAGTTAGCTTCAGCATCTGTTGCAGGAGTCTTCGCCAGTACTGTTGATGCTGCCAATCCAGTTTTACAAGAAATTGCCGATGCCCTCAATGTGCCAATTCGCTTCTTTACTCCAGACGAAATTGTTGGTGTGATGTCACAAAATAATACTGTAGATGTGGCTCGGCTCCAGCAGGGAGCCGAGCCCTTGCGGGCGATCGCTCTAGCTTTAACCGCTTCCTCCGGGCAGTTGGTGATGCAACGGCAAACATCTGACTTTAGTTGTGCGATAGCGATCGCCCTCTCACCCTCACCCATCAATATCAACACCACAGGTAGACCACGCGGTCGATTGGTAGTCATTGGCACAGGTCCTGGAGGAAGCAATTGGATGTCCCCAGAAGTCAAGGATGTTTTACGTAATGCCACTGATTTAGTTGGTTATTCTACTTACTTGGAATTAGTTGGTTCTTTGGGCAAAGATAAAAGGTGGCATGAGTCTGACAACCGGGAAGAAATTGCACGGGCACGAGTAGCGCTAGATTTAGCAGCAGAAGGACGTTTTGTGGCGGTAGTCTCTTCTGGTGATCCTGGTATTTATGCTATGGCTGCAGCAGTGTTTGAAGTGCTTGAGAAGGAGGCAAAGCCAGAATGGCAAGGTATCGAAATTCAGGTAGCACCTGGTATTTCCGCGATGCAAGCAGCAGCAGCCAAGATTGGTGCCCCCCTAGGTCATGACTTCTGCACCATCTCCTTGTCTGATATCTTAAAGCCGTGGTCAATTATCGAACAGCGAATCACTGCCGCTGCACAAGCAGATTTCGTGATTGCCTTTTACAATCCAGTGTCAAAGCAGCGCACTTGGCAACTGGCAGAGGCAAAAAATATACTACTGCGTTACAGACATCCTGATACTCCAGTCGTGCTTGCCCGCAACCTTGGTAGAAATGGAGAATCTGTTCAGGTTTGCACTTTGGAAAACTTAGTACCAGAACTCGCTGATATGCGGACAGTCATTCTTGTGGGGTCAAGCAAAACCCAGACGATCACGCGGTGCGATGGTAGCGTCTGGGTTTATACTCCTCGTCGTTACGATGAAGATAAGATTTTATGAGTTGATATGATTGCCCCTTTTAAGGGTGTCGTAGCTATACCCATACTTTCTAAAATTCAGAGTGTCTGTAGGTGTGACAATATCATCTGGGGACAAATGAGGAAGTAAGGATAACACATCTGCTGGCCCCTGATTTACCGGTGTGGACTCACCTCCATCCCAAGGCCACAATCTGTCGTTGAGATTTTCTCCATAATGTCCACCACTGGCAGGATAATAATTGGGACCTGCATGTCCATTTGCCTGCCATTCGGCCCAAAGGCGATCCAGATTGGAATGAATTAGCCAAAATACTGGATCGTAGGGAGAACTGATAATACTAGCCATTGTGCCTAAAGGATTAAGCTGACCCGTGGTAAAGTCAAAACTACCTCCACCGACTAACCCATGCATATAGTTATGCATAAAGACTCCACGAATTGTGAGTTGTCCCTGGCTATCGGATTTGTAAAATCCTTCTAGACCTTGGCGGAGTCTGTCATAGTCGTCAACAGCAAGAATTTGGTCCAAGTCTTCTTTAGGAATAGGGTAAGTATTTACAGGCGGCGCTTGCAAAAAGCGTAAGAGAACCTCACCTAATGTTTCTCCAGATGGCTTGATATGTAAGTTTGGGTTCAAAATCCATCCATTGGCTGCTGAAAAAGGACCGGATGCAACAGGTCCCCCTTGGACATCACCTAAACCTGGAATGCTGAGGGTGACTCCTTGACCATTTGCTCCCAAAAACTCATCTTGAAAGATAACTTCCAACGCTTTAGGGTCTGTCCAATCCCAATAGGGAAGTGTGACATTGGGGTTGACTGATTGCAAAGCTTTTTCAAATCGGTGTATAAACTCACGATGCCACGGTAGTAATAGAGAACTTTCATGGGCACCATCATGGCCAGCAGCTGGACCTTGTGCTTCGCTTGACATTAGCCCCATTGCTTCCACGTGCACTGCAACAAACTGGTCGTAAATACTGATACTGCTACCTTCCGGAACTGTATTTTTTAATGCACGCACAGCATCAACGAATGCTTGTTTCTCTTCTTGGGTAAGGTCAACAACATTCTTTCTTATTGCATAAGCTTTGTTTCTGCTAATAAGAAGTTTTTCGTTTGGAGGAGCAAGATCAGAATGAGCACTGTTGATTTCATCAATAGCACTGTTGTGATAAGCTACAGTCAGCTTGGTATCTGAACTATCGCCCTGCACCTGATTTAATACTTGCTTATGGTCACGATGCTCAACATTATGAGAGAATGCCGGAGTTCCAAAAACGACCAACACAGCAACAATACAACTAATAATGACTGCTTTAATACTTTTGTGGATTTTCATCATCTACGCTTATTATGTTCCCAATATTTCAATAATTTTTGAGAATTTTACTGAGATTAATGATTACTATTTATATAAGTTGACAGTAAACATAATTACTCACAATAGAAAATCTTTAGGAAAATCTTTCTATTGTTTCGCAACCAGCGCAAAAGTCGTTATTTGTTTGCAGTATTGCTGTGTTCCAACCTAGTTTGACCCCCAGGCACGACGCTTTTTTATATGAAAATAATGGCGTTGCATAATAAAGGGATGAATTCTACTGTCCAGCCAAGTGCATCTAATCACATCCGTAAGAACGGGCATCGTCGTGGTAAGCAAAACTCATTTGCTGTTCATATGATGCTGCAGCAGGGAGCGCTAGAACACCGATTCACTAATCCCAAAAACCCGGTTTCTGTTACTGGGAAGACCGAAGTTTCGTTAACTCAACAAGAAAAAACCGGGTTTTTTAGTCACAATTATGAATACTGAATCGGTGTTCTAGTAGGACATAATTTATAAAAACCGTGTTTTCATCCCTCATGGTACTTGCGTTGAATAAGCGTTTTACAGAAAACAAAAATACGGCTTTTAACGATTAAGGACTACTAGCATTGCTGAGCGCCAACTTCTCGAATCATATACAAAACAACGCGAACGAAAAACTCTTTGCTACTCTAAATCCGAAGAAATGTTTAATATCATGTCCGGATGAACACTTATAAAAAACCAAGAACCTCACCCCCATCCCCTCTCCTTAGTAAGGAGAGGGGTGCCCGATAGCGTAGCGTGCCGTTAGGCATAGGGCGGGGTGAGGTTTTTTTATTGTAAGTAATTAACCGAACTTGATATAAGTTATCAATTAGATTGTTAGTGCATTACCTCTACAACGGATTTGTGCTGTTACCAGTCTAATTTATCCCGCAAATATGCAGCGCCAAAATAATTGTTAATTTTTCTACCAATAGCCTTTTTCAGCTCGACGTTCCACCTCTGGCTGTTTGACATCATTCCAGCTAAGAGATTTTCCTCGGTACCGATACCACCACATCACAAAGCCAGTGATAAATAAAATCAGCGGTGCAAGTCCGACAAACTTTTTACTGAAGACTCAATCACCTTCATTGACTTTTGTCTGGGATTTTTCCCTTTGTACCGATACCACCACATAACGAAGCCAGTGATAGATAGAATCAGTGGTGAAAGTCCGACAAATATATATAAAATGCGGGTAGGTAAACCACCATAAGTCCCATAGTGCATTGGTGCAAACGAGTTTAAAACTTGATCAGCTCGTGATGCCTTCAAGCCATTTTTTAGTTGTATTACTTTACCTGTATACTGGTCGAGATAAACTTGAGAGCGACCGTACTTCCACGTTTCTTGAGGGTATTTTTTACCCACCCTAAAAACTCCTTCTGGTGTTTTTGGCAAACTGATATAGGTAGTAATAGCATTTGGTAAAGCAACATCAGCTTTTTTGAGAATTTCGCCCAGCGCCAAAGGTGATTTGCCCTCTATAAGTTGAGAAACTGGTTTGGGTGGCATGGGAGTGAAAGTTGCAACGTGGATGACGGGTTGGGAAAAATCCCAAAAATTCCAGCACACGCCTGTGAAAGCAATCATAGTAAGGAAAACAGCCGCAATGATGCCTGCCACCTTGTGAATATCAAAGTTAGTTCGTTTGGGATGTGCATTCCACTTGATTTTGAAGCCAAGAATCAGTTTGCGCCAACCAGGCCATAAAATAATTCCTGTAATGCTAAGAATAAAAAGCAAAAACGCGGCTATCCCAACGATGATTTCTCCGATTTTGCCTGCTAGGAGTTCGTAGTGGAGTTTGAAGGTGAACCCAATCAATGTACGCTCCCACTGACGGGAACCCATAATTGCACCTGTGTAAGGATTGACAAATACTTGCGTTCGTGTATCACCAGGAGCTTCCAGCCAGATACGATAGGGGAGGTGTGCATCTGGAAGTGTGTTGATGCTTGATAGTTTCAGTTCAGGTTGCGAGGCGTAGGCGGTTTTGACGGTTTCGACTACGGACTCGATGGGGACGCGTTGTTCTTGAGGAATAACTTGCCCAAACTGTTGAGTTACTAGGAATTGGTCGATTTCCCGCTGAAAGACTAGTAAACTGCCAGTTAAGCCGACGATGATTAACAGTAGTCCGACAATTAAGCCGAGGTAGCGGTGTATGTAAAATGTAAAGTCACGTATTTGTTTAGAGTTCATGGTGGATGCTTCTTTTTGACAAAAAGAACTACAAAGGCTGACAAAATCAAAAATTCACTGAAAGTGTCCCCAGAATCGTAAACGGTTCGCCGTAAAAGACTGCATTTCTATCACGGGCACTTTCAAAATAATCCACATCAAAAAGGTTCTTAAAGTTCAACCCCACTCGCCAATTTTGACGACGGTAAAAAATCGTCGCATCGGTTCGCACATAATTAGGCAAAGTGAAAGTATTTGCTAAGTCTCCCTTTCTGTCACCTGTGAAAAACAACCCTGCACCGAATCCAAAACCTTTCAAGCCTCCACTCTGAATTTCATATGCAGCCCATAAACTTGCACCGTGTTGTGGCACGTTGTTAGGTTGATTTCCCTTGAAAGCTGGTCTAGTATCTTTAGTAATTTCTGCGTCGGTGTAGGCGTAGGTGGCAATCAGATTTAATCCTGGTATTGGTTGTCCGACTATATCTAACTCAATACCCTGGCTTTGTTGTTCGCCCACCTGGATGCTAAAGTTTGATCTGCCAGGAGTCGGATCTGGTGCAACAACGTTTTGTTTGGTGATTTGGTAAGCTGCTACTGTTGCTGACAGTTTGCCGTCTAGAAACTCTGTTTTTACACCCACTTCAAATTGTTCGCCCTCGGTTGGCTTAAACGTTGTCCCATCTGCATTGACACTAAATAAACCCGCTGGCAAAAACGAGCGACTGTAGCTGGCATACAAGGAAACTGGCGAAATCGGCTGATAAACAATCCCCACGCGAGGACTAAAAGCTGTGTCGTTTCGGTCAAATGTTCTGTTAGTCAATCGGTTATTTAACGATTGATCTACCCAATCAAACCGTCCACCCAAGAGAATTTTCAGGTTGTCTGTTAATGAGATTAAATCTTGGACATAGAGACCAAATATATTTTGTTGATCAAAAGTGTCACTACTCTTTCTAGAAAAATTGACGATCGCTCTGTCATAGACTGGATTGAACAAATTGAGCGTTGGTAGAGTGCCAGTAAATGTCGTACGATCAGTGGATCCCCAGAACAAATCAAAACCAAATAGAAGGTCATGTTTGATACTACCAGTTCTAAGCTTGCCGATCAGATCGGTTTGCAGGGTGTAGTATTGTGAATCAAACGTTCCTGGTTCGCGGAACGCAGTACGTGTTACAGTTCTGTTGTCTGCTTGAAGAGCTGGAGAAACAAAATCCTCATCAACACTGAAGAGTTCAGCATTGAATGCGTTACGAACCGACCAATTATCACTAAACTTATGTTGGAATCGATAACCAATTAAAGTATCTTCGTATACCTGATTTCTGAGGTTTGGATCGTCGAGAAACCTTGATTTAGGAACACGTCCTAAGGGATTTCGTAAAACAGTACCGACAGCAGGTAAGCCGTCGTAGTCTGGAATAGAACTGCGCTGATAATCACCCTCAACGGTTAGGGTTGTATTTTTGCCAAAGTCAAAACTGAATACTGGTGCGATCGCAATCCGTTCAGCATCAACAAAATCAACAAAACTACCAGATTTTCGATAAGCAGCATTCAAACGATAGCGTGCAGTTTTATCCGCATTCAATGGACCTGAGATATCAATGGCAGGACGATAAAAGTCATAGCTACCAACCGTCAATTCAGCACCATAGTAAGGCTCAGCCAGCGGTTGCTTGGTGGTCGTGTTGATAATTCCACCTGGTTCAGCCTGTCCGTAAAGCACCGAAGCTGGACCTTTAAGAACTTCAACTTGCTCAATGTTCGCTGTTTCAGAGAATGTGCGACCTCTGATTCTAATGCCATTGACATAATTGCTGCCGTTATTGTTATTAGTTGAAAAGCCTCGAATTGTAAATTGATTTGGAAAAGAAGTTAAACCACCAGTAGCTCCTAATGAAACACCACTGACATTACGCAGTGCATCAATCAGGTTAATCGCTTTTTGGTCTTCTAGCACCTGTCGGGGAACGACTTGAATTGAAGCTGGAATATCCCGGATGGGCGTATCGGTTTTCGTTGCAGTTGTCGCATCTGGTGCGCGATACCTATCTTGCTGTCCCGTCACCACCAACTCAATCGGCTCATCACCAGAAGCTGATGGTCTCTGTGGTTGTGTTTCACTTTCAGGCTGACTAGCAGGTGGTTGTTGTGTTTGAGGTTGTTGCCCCTGTTGGGTGGCTCCTGTTGCACTAGCAACAGAGAAAATCAGACCCTCATTCGGACTTTCATACAACTCAACAATTGGTACACCCGACTTACCCTGAACGGTTAGCCGGATCGTATTGGCATCTTTATTTACTACTGTTATCTGGGCAATACCCGCAATTGGTTTTTGGGAGCGGAATATAAATGCCTCACCCGACGGCATACGCAATTGAGCATTGGGAATATCAACAATAAAATTATTACCAACACTACGATTATCCAGTTGCAACGCCTGCCCTTTCGAGGTTTGTAAAATCACCTCGACACCTTTTTTGGTAGGATTTGCCTTGACTCCTGTAACTTGCACAACTTCACTTGAAGGCGCTGTTTCTTGTGCTGGTGACTGCACCAGCATTCTGGCACTCCTGACTGGATGCTCTATCTCATTGACTCGCCGAATTTCCGTTATGGGTTTAACCAGCCCTGCCTTGGACAGCACAGGTAATCGTTGCTCAGAACTACTAGACTGCACTCGTTGAGCTTTAACCGTCTGACTCCAAGCAGGAGTTATTACTAACATCCAAATAGAATTTGTCAATAGCAGAGCTTTCAGCTTTTGCTTGATTTTCATCTTTGCCCCTCACAATCGGTAGTGTCACCTGGCTTTGAAGTAGATAACTGTGGAGCTAATTGGAATTTATTGGTATAGCTAACAGACTTACTTGAGAAAACTCTACAGGAGGTAGCTGAGCAATTGCAAATCTTTGTCATAGTTTCGTAATGTTTTCTGTGCAGCTAAGTGCTAACACTTCTGGGGAACATCGCCCTTCATCTAAAGCCACGCTTCAATGATTGGTGAAAAAATAAGAACCCCGACTTCTGCTGAGAAGTCGGGGTTCTGAATACAAATGTGCTCCAGATTGCTATCACTCACAAAATCTCAAACTCAAACTCCAAACTATGACTGTTAAGAAAATTGTGAGTGAAATGGTCTACAACATTCGTGTCACTCAATTCCAAATTGTAAAAATCCACAACCTCATGCTCAAAATAAGGTCCAGCGTGCCAAGTTCCTACCTCTAACTTGATGAAGCAATTTCCTGGAATGCGAAAAGCTGCGATGTCTTCTAGAGATGGTTGATCAATATTATTGTTAGGAGGACCAACTGCAATCAACCAGTCCTTCCCTTCCAACGAACCTAAACACTGAGTACATTGCACATGGCGAGTGATGGTGTGAAATCTGCGCCCTCTGAGGTGCAGCCTCATAATGTAAAAGCGGGGAGTACCTCTGTCGTTAGAGTCGATGTCCGGTATTATCCGGAGCACCTCTCCTACAGAACCGTACGTGCCCGTTTCCGTGCATACGGCTCCCAGATGTTCTTAGGGTTGTTGTTCCCTTTTGCTCATGTGGTGGTATTGGTGGCATTCTCGATGGACTGCTATGCAGTTCTTGGGTTTCCAATTCTGATGATTTCCGTCTACGTGATGTAGATGGACTGTATCTGAAGATATCATCTTCATTCCACATATTCCACATGAATGATTCTGCCGTTTCAGGGCTTTAGAGGTGTGCCCATCGTAGAGCTTGCTGTTGCGCTTGCTCCAGTATGGTATGTCTCCGTCAAATGGTGATTTATTTCCTATGACCATGACATGACTGTTTTCGGAGTAAGGAACCGCTGGGAATGCCTTGTCTACAAGCTCTTTGCTTGAGTAGCGGTCATTCTTGGTTTCCTTATTAAATACCGTGAATGTTCTGTTGTTGATGTGCCACAATGAATTTCGTGACCCATTCATTTTGCAGAAGCGGTGGTAATTTCTCCATCCTCTAACTAAAGGAGCGAGCTTTTCGGCTTTTTCCTTAGAACCATAGTTAGGGCAGTTGACGATGTTTTTGACTTTCTTACGAAATGCTTTAAAATTGTCCGCTGAAGGGATGCTTCTAAATTTTCCGTTCTTCTGTACTTTGAATTTCCAGCCTAGAAAATCAAACCCATCTGTCGAGGCGGTTATCTTAGTCTTGTTTTCACTGATATTCATTCCTCTGTCTGCAAGGAATTGATTTATTCTTTCAAGTATTTCTCTTGCGTTGTCTTCGGGTCTAAGTATTATTACCATATCGTCAGCGTATCTGACTGATGGTTCGATGATATATTTTGTAGGGGTATTTGGAGTTATCCTTCTACCTGCTATTTCATGATATCTATGGATACTTTCGATTCCGTTTAGCGCAATATTGGCTAATAAGGGACTTACTACACCACCTTGGGGAGTTCCTTGTTCGGGAAATTCGGGGTGTATTCCTGCCTTTAGGCATCGGAAGATACCGATTTTCAACCCTTTTGGTGCTATCAGGTTTTCCATGATAGTCGTATGGCTTATCCTGTCGAAACATTTCTCAATATCAAGTTCTATGACTCGTTTATTGATTCCATTTGAGGATGAGTTTAGATTGTTTGCCAGTTGTTTTTGTGCATCGTGTGCACTTCTGCCTGGTCTGAATCCGTAACTTCTCGCGTGGAATGTTGCTTCGTGTGCTGGTTCTAGTGCATATTTTGCTAGGCATTGCCAAGCTCTGTCTGCAATAGTTGGGACTTTGAGAATTCGAGTTTTTCCGTCCTTTTTTGGAATCGGAATTTCGCGTAATTTGTTATGATGCCAATTGATGTAATTAGTCTTGAGTTTTTCCTCAAGTGCAAAACGTTCTTCAAAATTGAGGGACGCTTTGCCATCAATACCCGCAGTCTTTTTTCCGGCATTTAGCTGAGTTACTTGACGAATAGCCAGGAACCTTGCAGCTTGAGATTTCAGAATCAGTTTTTGGAGTGACCGCGTTTTTCGCTTGTCTCCTGCTTTAACTGCTTTAAATAACCTAACTTGTAGGCGGAATAAATCTTTCCGAAATTTCTTCCAGGGCAGATTCTTCCATGATTCACTAATCTCATGACTGTGCCTAACCATACTCTACTCCTTTTGGTTATTTTCTGAACACCTTTCAGCAATTACGCTGAATCCTACCCGTGCTAAGAGAGTTCCGTATCTCGTCATACCTACCTTGGGTTCGACCTCCCAGGACTCTTAGCTCGTTTTTATTCGTTCCTCAGTCAAGATATATGTGCCGTCAGATGTAACCAATCCAACCGTTAGAACCCCTTACTCTTGCCGCTTGCGTACTTATCATCGGCGGGATTTTTGCTCTAACGAAGTCAAGGTTTTTATGTTATGCCTTGCTCCAATCTGGGTCGTTTTTCTAGGTTCTATTTCATCTTGCGCACTCCCTGTTAGCGCCAGTGTCGATTCATAACAACCGTCTGGTTGCGCCCTGTTCCCAGCTTCACTCTGCGGAATTCCGAGTCCGCTCGGTGTGGGCAGATAAGGAGTCACCTCTGAGTTTGAGGGGAAGGGTTTTCACCTTCATCTTGTCCGAAGTTCAACCATTTCTGGTTGACATGCTTATTTACGGGCTGAATACCGTGATTCAGCATGTAACGAATCGCACAAGTACTAATTGAGTATCTTCTGCATCAAAGAGTTTGCCATGTTCACTGGGAAAAATCACTTGTCCATATCGACGAAAATTTTCCGGCGTTACCCATTGAGCCCGCAATTGTTGCACCGTCTTTGATATCGTCATATTGCATTCTTTTGCATCTGCCACTATTTTAACTCTGTTCCCTCTCCGGTTAAGAAAGGGCAAGGGAAAGGTTTGTGAAAGTGGCTTATTCCAATCTCAGCAGTTTCTCAGGAATGAGTGACTTAGGAATGATAGAAGCTTGTTTGTCAAAATCTGAAGGTTGTGTATACCACCAAGCCCATGCAATGAAAACAGCCTGAAAAGGAAGTCTTATCGCTTGCAACCAAGGTGAATTGGGTATATTGTCAATGGGAATGTGATTAACCGCCATGTTGATATTTGCCGGATAAACAGCAATAAAAAGAGCAATAAGTCCCCAAGCAGTCGCTTGACTGACAGGCGGAACTAATAACCCGATACCACCCAATATTTCATAAAAGCCACTAAGATAAACAATTTCTAGAGGATAGGGTAGTTGCGGCGGCACAATTCTGACATATTGATCCCCAGAGGTAAAGTGCGTTACCCCAACTACAATCATAGATATAGCAAGAATGACACGAAGAAGTTCTTTAAGATTATTTTTCTTCATCTGTTTGCGTGGTTGCGTTCATACCTTCAGTTTGTTTAGCATATATCACTCCGTCGTCAGTCATGGGTGGGAATTAGGGAGTAGAAAAATCAAGGGACAAACAAGGGGACAATGAACCAATACTTTAGAAGATCGAACCGTTCCCACCTTCCTTGCGGATACAGTTATTCCTACTTGTGATCATTCCTTGGAAATGGACGCGGCTTTCATTATGGCATTTTTGTAAAGTCATGTAACATTTTCTCATAAATTACCCGTTGGTTTTCGTAACAGTTCAGAAGACAGTGCCCAGTTGGACTAGAGTTTGTCAAATCACTCTACTAAAAAGAAGATTCTCATAATTTTCTGAACTTTACAATTAGTCAAGGTATTGTTACATTATTTGACATGGCAGCAAAACCTATGTGAAGACAGTTTTCACGAATACACACAGCTACGTCATTAATGACTAGAGTTGGCAGTACTGTCAACTTTCGTTAACTTAGTGCTTGTAAGAAAACTCACAGGCTAGCTTCACGCTTCGGGTAAGGCAGTTGCGCGACTGTCGGATAACCCTAGCTGAGCACTACCTGACCACAACACAGAAAAATTCAATGTTCACAAGCGCCAAGATTGGAGTTGCGCTCTAGAACACAGCTTAATTTATGTAAAATTTAAGATTTTCTTTAGATTTTAGTTTTAAGATTGTTTTTAGATTCTTGATAACACTAATGTGTTTGACTAAGAACGAGTCTTTACAAAGGAGGTTTATCCGATGGACTCTTCAACGTTACGTCATCTATGGTCTGTGATTGAAGAAACCCAGACCAGTACTCTTCTAAACTTCAGTGATGCGCAACTAGTCAAGCACTTAATTAGACTGCTTGAAAATAGAAAACTACTTAACGACGAAGAAATCAGTACTGTGAGTGCTTATATTCGTTCCAGAGTCCCACTCATCCGTGACCTCGCTTTTGCGCGTTCGGCAAAGATAAATGGGCAATGGGTTATGAGTATAGCTGGCTGAAAACCTCTTATGTTAGGTCAAAGTCCTTCGCAGTCGCTGTTCTAAAGAAATCAAATCTACCCCAAGACTTTGCAATACCCGAATTGCGACTCCCCCTCCTTCATGGAGAATGCCTAATAGCAAATGCTCAGTACCAACGTAGTTAACATTAAGATATCGGGCATCCTCTACCGCTAGTTCCAAGACCTGTTTGGCTCTGGGAGTGAAGGGAATATCTATAGCTGTATCACCTTTTCCTCTGCCGATAATTTTTTCGACTTCAATCTGTGCATTTTCCAAATTCACCCCCACAGAATTAAGAAACTGCCAGCCTATACCACTCCCTTCACCAAGAAGTCCCAGTAAGATTTGTTCTGTCCCAACAAAATTATGTCCCAAACGGCGCGATTCACCCTGAGCCAAATTAATCGCGTTAATTGCTTTTTGGGTGAACCTTTCAAAACCTTTGAGATGAAATCTGTCAGAAAAAGACCCTGACAGTTTGTGAAAAATAGACTCGAAAAATTTTTCAAACATAAACCCCTCCTCAATAGGTGTCTTGTTAGCGGGTTCAAGGGTGTGTTCGTTGGAGACGCGATCCCCTTCGCGTCT
This portion of the Brasilonema sennae CENA114 genome encodes:
- a CDS encoding reverse transcriptase domain-containing protein, yielding MVRHSHEISESWKNLPWKKFRKDLFRLQVRLFKAVKAGDKRKTRSLQKLILKSQAARFLAIRQVTQLNAGKKTAGIDGKASLNFEERFALEEKLKTNYINWHHNKLREIPIPKKDGKTRILKVPTIADRAWQCLAKYALEPAHEATFHARSYGFRPGRSAHDAQKQLANNLNSSSNGINKRVIELDIEKCFDRISHTTIMENLIAPKGLKIGIFRCLKAGIHPEFPEQGTPQGGVVSPLLANIALNGIESIHRYHEIAGRRITPNTPTKYIIEPSVRYADDMVIILRPEDNAREILERINQFLADRGMNISENKTKITASTDGFDFLGWKFKVQKNGKFRSIPSADNFKAFRKKVKNIVNCPNYGSKEKAEKLAPLVRGWRNYHRFCKMNGSRNSLWHINNRTFTVFNKETKNDRYSSKELVDKAFPAVPYSENSHVMVIGNKSPFDGDIPYWSKRNSKLYDGHTSKALKRQNHSCGICGMKMISSDTVHLHHVDGNHQNWKPKNCIAVHRECHQYHHMSKREQQP
- a CDS encoding DoxX family protein, whose protein sequence is MKKNNLKELLRVILAISMIVVGVTHFTSGDQYVRIVPPQLPYPLEIVYLSGFYEILGGIGLLVPPVSQATAWGLIALFIAVYPANINMAVNHIPIDNIPNSPWLQAIRLPFQAVFIAWAWWYTQPSDFDKQASIIPKSLIPEKLLRLE